Sequence from the Streptomyces peucetius genome:
CGACGGCGATACCGGAGTCGGGCGCGCCCTGGTACGTCGCGGGCGTCGCCAGGGTGGACCCCGCTCCCCGCAGTGCCCGGGACAGCGGCTGGGGGGAGACCTGGGGGATCGGCGGCATCGCTCCCTCCAAGTCCTTGCGGCGCACCAGGCGGCCCCCCTCCTCGTGCGCGACCACGGTGCGCCAGACCTCGTCGTTGTCACTGATCAGGTCGACGACCGCCCAGTCCGCGAGCAGTGGGACGACCAGCCCGACCAGACGGTCCAGCGCCTCGTCGACGTCCAGGGTGGAGGTGAGCTGGGTGGTGGTCTCCGCCAGCAGAGCCAAACGTTCCAGCTCCGACAGCAGCTCCATGCTGAGGGCCGGTTCCTGCTGCGACGGCTCGGCGCCCTCGTGCTCGTGGAAGACCACCAGGGCGCCCATTTCGTCGGCGCTGATACGCAAAGGGGTCGCCAGCCAGGACATGGTCAGCAATGTCCCGTCACCGCGCTCGAAGTGGCCCAGATCCTCCTGCCGGGTGCGTCGGGACATGAAGGCTTCCATCATGGAGCACTGGCTCCTGGGAACAGGCATGCCATTGCCGTCCCGGTGGAGGAGATCATGCGCATCCCGGCCCAGCAGGTCGTCGGCGCTCCGGGCCAGCAACGTCTCGGCCTCGTGGTTCACCGCGACGATGGCGCCGTCGGCGTCCACCGCGTACGCACCGGCCTTGAGTCCTGCCAGCCAGCTTCCGAGCCACAGTTGCAGCGCAGTGCCACGTTCCCCGTCGCCTGCCCGACCACCACGTTGCGCGACCACTTCTCCGCACCTCCGCACTCGTGCCGGCCATGTCCGGAGCCTCCGCGGCCCTGGCCGGACACCACCCGGCGTCCACAGGGCCCACCCACGACGGGTGCCTTGCGTCGGCCTTGTCGGGCAGGGGGAGGCGGGGAAAATGTACAGGGTACGCCGGACTCTTCCCGCGGGGACACCGGCAGACGCGGCCTTGGCATTCCAGAGTACCGAGCCGAAATCCGGGCCCACCGTGGCCGGGGCCTCCTGCCTGCTCCTCTCCTGAGCAGCTGACGCATGCAACACCGCGGCCAGGAGATCGCCGAAGCGGTTCCGGCAGTGCTCGGCAGAACAGCCCTCGGGCACGCCGCCTCCCAGGCCGGCACCTCCGCACGCCGGCCGGCCGAGGCAGTGGGGACGTACCACTCCACCGGCCGCGCCGCGCTCGACGCCCGCGACAGGACACCGCCGGCGGCGTGGAGAATGGACCTGCCCCGGAGCGGCACCTGACCGGGGCAGTTCGCGTGGAGACAAGTGAGACGCCCCGGCTGCCGGGCCGGTTCGGTGGCGGCAGCAGGACGGAAACGGAGCCGTGATGGATCAGCAGCACTTCTCGGAGATCACCTCGTTCCTCGAGGACCGGCTCCGTCCGCTCTTCGATCCGGAGACCGGCAGTGACCACGGTTTCGGGATGGACGACACCTCCCGTGCGCTGCGTGCGCTGCGGGGCGCCGTTTCGAGTGCGGGGGCGGTGAAGGGGATCTGCGAGCAGCGCGCCACGGCAGAGGGCGAGTTGAGGGGCGTCATCGACCAGACGCTGGCGCACCACTGGGACCAGTTGGTCGGTCTCGCCCGGCACTGGGAGGACCACCCCGACTTCCGGCCGGAGTTCAAGCGCGGTTCCTGGGACTTCGAGGCCGAGCCGACCGCGGCGAACGTCTCCGGGGGCTGAGGACCGGAGCGGCGCCGCGCGTCACTGCCCCCGTGGCCGGGCCCGGAGCGCCGCGTGTGACCCGGCGTACGTGAGCGCTCCCGCGGCGGCGGCGATCAGGAGGTAGAGCCACCACAGCCGGATGTCGCCCCCAGGGGTGAGCACCAGGAGGATGACGAGCGTCCCGAGGGCGACCCGGGCCGCGCCCGCGCCCGGCGACATCTGCTTCGGAGCGTCCATGATGTGTTCCTTCCCCTCCGTGGGCGCGGGTACGCCGTTCACCCGGCGTTCGCCCACCGGACTCGGCCTGCGGCTAGGCATGGCTCGGCACACCGGCCGGCAGCACCTGGAGGCGCAGACATGTCACAGAATCCGCAGAGTTCTTTCCCCGCCCGCCGTTCCGTCCTGCGCGGCACGGTCGCCGCGTCCGCCGCGCTCGCGCTGCCCGCCGCCGGCGCGGCGGCGGCGCCCGCGCTGGCGTTGTCAGGGCGGCCGCGGGCCGGCTGGGGTGTGCAGACCGGTGACGTCACCACCGACTCCGGCCTGGTGTGGGTGCGTTCCGACCGGCCCGCCCGGATGATCGTGGAGACGTCCGCGACGGGGTCGTTCCGGCGGGCCCGCCGGTGGCGTGGCCCGCTGCTGGGACCGGGCACGGACTTCACCGGAACGACGGCGCTGCACGGTCTGCCCCCCGGCGAGCAGGTGCACTACCGCGTCACGCTCGCGGACCCGGACGATCACCGGCGTACCGGCGAGCCGGTGTACGGGACGTTCCGCACCGCGCCGGCCGACCGCCGCCAAGGGGTGCGGTTCCTGTGGTCGGGCGACATCGCAGGACAGGGCTGGGGCATCAACCCCGACATCGGCGGCTACCGGGCGTACGAGGAGATGCGCCGGCTGGACCCGGACTTCTTCCTCTGCAGCGGCGACACCGTGTATGCGGACGGCCCGCTCGTGGAGAGCGTGCCGCTGCCGGACGGGCGGGTGTGGCGGAACCTGATGACGGAGGAGAAGTCGAAGGTCGCCGAAACGCTCGACGAGTACCGGGGCACGTTCCGCTACAACCTGCTCGACGACAACGTCCGCCGGTTCAACGCGCAGGTTCCGACGATCGTGCAGTGGGACGACCACGAGGTGCGCAACAACTGGTACCCGGGTCAGATCCTGGACGACGCGCGGTACACGGAGAAGGACGTGGACGTGCTCGCGCGCCGTTCGATGCGGGCCTTCTCCGAGTACTTCCCCGTCGGCACGCTCGACGGGCGGCGCGGCGGCGAGGGCCGTGTCCACCGGGTGGTGCACCACGGGCCGCTGCTGGACGTGTTCGTCCTCGACATGCGGACGTACCGCAACGCCAACTCGCCGAACCGGCAGGCGGACGACGACCAGGGCATCCTCGGTGCGGAGCAGCTCGCGTGGCTCAAGCGGGAGCTGGCCCGGTCGCGGGCGGTGTGGAAAGTGATCGCCTCCGACATGCCGATCGGGCTCGTGGTGCCGGACGGAGCGGCGAACTTCGAGGCCGTGGCGCAGGGGGATCCGGGTGCGCCGCTCGGGCGTGAGCTGCAGATCGCGGAGCTGCTGCGGTACATCAAGCACCGGCGGATCACGGGCACCGTGTGGCTGACCGCCGATGTGCACTACACGTCGGCCCAGCACTACGCGCCGGAGCGGGCGGCGTTCAAGGATTTCGCGCCGTTCTGGGAGTTCGTGTCGGGTCCGCTGGCCGCCGGTGGTTTTCCTGCGAACGCGCTCGACGGCACCTTCGGGCCCGACCGGGTGTTCGTCAGGGCGCCTCAGCGGGCAAACGTGTCGCCGATGGAGTCGCCGCAGTACTTCGGCGAGGTCGACATCGACGGCGGCAGCGGCGAGTTGACGGTGCGGCTGCGCGCGGAGGGCGGAACGGTCCTCTTCGGCCGGACGCTCCAGCCGGGGCGCGTCGGCCAGTGACGGGTACGGTCCCGGCCGTAGGGGGCGGCCGGGACCGTGCCGGGCGGAGTGCTCTGTCAGCCTTGCCTCATGGAAGCGAACACTCCGCGCCAGAAACGGTCAAAACCAGTGGATAGCGCTCCAGACAGGCGCTTAACCCATCAGTCACAAAGCGTTCGTGATCACGCAACACCGTTAGGCCACAGTGAAGCCATGACAGATGTGACTTCCGCGAAGAGTGCCCGCCACCCGCACCACTGGCGGCGGGACCTCGTCGAACTGGCCGCCATGTTCACCGCCGTGGCCGTCGCCGACACCATCGCCAAGCTGATCGGGCACACCCCCGACGGGCCGTTCCTGCTCGTGGCCTCCGCGGTGGCGCTCGCCGCGACGGCCGCCTTCCACACATGGTGGGCACGGCGCCACGGCAACGCACCGCCCCTCGGGACGGCGGCGGGGAGCCCGGCCGCCGCGCACGGGCGCGAACACGACGAGCCCCGCGAGACCGCGCTGTGGCGGATGCGCACCACCGTCCAGGACACCCCCGGCAGCCTCGCCGCGCTCTGCGGCGCCCTGGCCGGGCTCGGCGTCGACATCCTGACGCTGCAGACGCACCCGCTGGCCGACGGCACGGTCGACGAGTTCCTGCTGCGGGCGCCCGCCTCCCTCCAGGCGCGGGAGCTGACGCGCGAGGTCGCGGCGGCCGGCGGCAGCGGCACCTGGACCGAGCGGGCCGACGCCCACGACCTCGTCGACACGCCCACCCGGGTGCTGGGCCTCGCCACCCGTACCGCCCTGGACGCGGCGGAACTGCCGCTGGCGCTGCGGCAGCTGCTCGGCCGGTGCACCATCCGCTCGCGCCCGGCCGTCTCGCCGACCGGCCGCCCCGCCGGCGAGATGCCCCCGGTCGAGGGAGTGCTGGAGGAGACCGTGATGCGGCTGCGCGACCCGAACGGCGGCGCCATCACCGTCGAGCGCGCCCATCTGCCGTTCACCCCCACCGAGTTCGCCCGCGCCCGGGCTCTCGTCGAGCTGGACGCGCGCCTCGGCCCCCGCGTCCCGCGCAGCCAAGACGTCCTCACCCTCCCGGAGGGCAACGAGATCACCGTGCGCCGCGCGGACCAGGGCGACACCGCGGCCGCGCTCGCCATGCACGAACGGTGCTCCGACCGGACGCTCTCCCTGCGCTACCACGGCCCCGTCCAGGACGCGGACCGCTACCTGAACCACCTGCTGAGCCCGCGCTTCGGCCGCACGCTCGCCGTGGAGACCGCCTCCGGGCGACTGGTCGCCCTCGGCCACCTGCTGTGGGACGGGGACGAGACCGAGGTCGCACTGCTCGTCGAGGACGCCTGGCAGCGCCGTGGCATCGGCTCGATGCTGCTCGAGCGCCTGACGGGTATGGCCGCCGAGGCCGGCTGCGAAAGCGTCTACGCCGTCACACAGGCGTCGAACACCGGGATGGTCGCCGCCATGCGCGGCCTCGGCCTGCCGCTGGACTACCAGATCGAGGAGGGGACCCTGGTGGTCACCGCCCGACTGGACGCGGCTGCAGTCCCTCCCGGTCCCCTTCACGAGCGGGCTGAGCAGGCAGGGCGGAGCGGACGGACCGAGCGCTGAGCGCCTCGGTCAGGTCCCGCCACAGGTCCTCGACATCCTCCAGCCCGACCGACATCCTCAGCAGACGGTCGCTGACCCCCGCGGAACGGCGGTCGTCGGCGTCCACGATGCGGTGGCTGATGGAGGCCGGGTGCTGGATCAGGGTGTCGACGCTGCCGAGGCTGACCGCCGGCGTGATCAGCCGGACTCCGGCGATCACGTCGTGCGGGTTCCCGTACACCTCGAAGGAGATCATCGCCCCGCCGATGCTCGGGTAGTGCACCCGGGCGACGCGGGGATCGGTGGTGAGCCTGCGGGCGAGGTCGGCCGCGGTCGTGGACGCGGCCCTGACCCGTACCGGCAGCGTGGAGAGCCCGCGCAGCAGCAGGTACCCGGCCATCGGGTGGAGCACGCCGCCGGTCGCGAAGCGCACCTGGCGCAGCTTGCGGGCGAACTCCTCGTCGCAGGCGACCACACCGCCCATGACATCGCCGTGACCGCCGAGGTACTTGGTCGCGCTGTGCAGCACCAGCCGGGCACCCTCCTCCGCCGGCCGCTGGAGAACCGGGGTCGCGAAGGTGTTGTCGACCAGCAGCGGCACCGAGCCGCAGGCCTGCCGCACGGCCCGCAGATCGACCTCGGCGAGCGTCGGATTGGCCGGGGTCTCGACCATCACCAGGCCCGTGTCGGGCCGCAGCGCCTCACCGATGCCGGCCGGGTCGGTCCAGGTGACCTCCGTGCCGAGCAGTCCGGCGTTCAGCAGATGGTCGCTGCAGCCGTACAACGGCCGGACGGCGACGACGTGGCG
This genomic interval carries:
- a CDS encoding GNAT family N-acetyltransferase, giving the protein MTDVTSAKSARHPHHWRRDLVELAAMFTAVAVADTIAKLIGHTPDGPFLLVASAVALAATAAFHTWWARRHGNAPPLGTAAGSPAAAHGREHDEPRETALWRMRTTVQDTPGSLAALCGALAGLGVDILTLQTHPLADGTVDEFLLRAPASLQARELTREVAAAGGSGTWTERADAHDLVDTPTRVLGLATRTALDAAELPLALRQLLGRCTIRSRPAVSPTGRPAGEMPPVEGVLEETVMRLRDPNGGAITVERAHLPFTPTEFARARALVELDARLGPRVPRSQDVLTLPEGNEITVRRADQGDTAAALAMHERCSDRTLSLRYHGPVQDADRYLNHLLSPRFGRTLAVETASGRLVALGHLLWDGDETEVALLVEDAWQRRGIGSMLLERLTGMAAEAGCESVYAVTQASNTGMVAAMRGLGLPLDYQIEEGTLVVTARLDAAAVPPGPLHERAEQAGRSGRTER
- a CDS encoding alkaline phosphatase D family protein yields the protein MSQNPQSSFPARRSVLRGTVAASAALALPAAGAAAAPALALSGRPRAGWGVQTGDVTTDSGLVWVRSDRPARMIVETSATGSFRRARRWRGPLLGPGTDFTGTTALHGLPPGEQVHYRVTLADPDDHRRTGEPVYGTFRTAPADRRQGVRFLWSGDIAGQGWGINPDIGGYRAYEEMRRLDPDFFLCSGDTVYADGPLVESVPLPDGRVWRNLMTEEKSKVAETLDEYRGTFRYNLLDDNVRRFNAQVPTIVQWDDHEVRNNWYPGQILDDARYTEKDVDVLARRSMRAFSEYFPVGTLDGRRGGEGRVHRVVHHGPLLDVFVLDMRTYRNANSPNRQADDDQGILGAEQLAWLKRELARSRAVWKVIASDMPIGLVVPDGAANFEAVAQGDPGAPLGRELQIAELLRYIKHRRITGTVWLTADVHYTSAQHYAPERAAFKDFAPFWEFVSGPLAAGGFPANALDGTFGPDRVFVRAPQRANVSPMESPQYFGEVDIDGGSGELTVRLRAEGGTVLFGRTLQPGRVGQ
- a CDS encoding trans-sulfuration enzyme family protein, which produces MEIAASATPATRALATDAVHAGREDLVELGVHAPPLDLSTTYPSHDAAGEAARIDAFATTGARPDGPPVYARLDNPTTARFETALAKLEGTESAVAFASGMAALTAVLLVRASMGLRHVVAVRPLYGCSDHLLNAGLLGTEVTWTDPAGIGEALRPDTGLVMVETPANPTLAEVDLRAVRQACGSVPLLVDNTFATPVLQRPAEEGARLVLHSATKYLGGHGDVMGGVVACDEEFARKLRQVRFATGGVLHPMAGYLLLRGLSTLPVRVRAASTTAADLARRLTTDPRVARVHYPSIGGAMISFEVYGNPHDVIAGVRLITPAVSLGSVDTLIQHPASISHRIVDADDRRSAGVSDRLLRMSVGLEDVEDLWRDLTEALSARSVRSALPAQPAREGDREGLQPRPVGR